A segment of the Bacillus pseudomycoides genome:
ATGGATAAAATGGAAACTGTTGTTGGTAGTAAGAAGGCGGCTGCTCGAGATAGGCTGGGTTTTGATGAGGTGTATTGTACATTGTATTTCGATTTTGAGTGCAGTTTGCCGGAGGTCCAATTACGGTAGTTGATTGAATAGGGGATATTGCTTTCTTCCACTCTTGTTCATCGAGACAATAAGTATGAGACATTACATTTGATGGTGTCAGTCTTAAAATATCCGAACCAAATATAACTTCAGGTGTAGGAGCGTTAAAAATTGCTAATAAATGTGTATTGTCTACAGAGGCGATTTCATAATGCCACCAACCTTGTGGTACGTTGGCTACTTGACCCGGTTTAATAGGAAGATTAAGAATTTGATTTGTAAATGGGTTTAGTAAGGAAACGACAGCTGCTCCCGAAATACAGTAAACAAGTTCAGCAGCATTTTGATGTACATGAGGTTCAACGACATTACCAGTGCTTAAAGAAATATCTAATAACGATGTATTGTCTAATGTATTTAATTGTTTAATTCCCAGTACGTTTATATAATTTTGCTCATCCTTTTTAAAAAAATTACTCGTACTTAGATCATGAGTGAAACGGACAGAGGGAGAGGTGTAATCTATATAAGAAGTCATTTATTCTTCCTGCCTTTCTGTTTTGAAATAGGATTAAGTATACGAATTAGGATATGAGTCTAGTTATTTTAGTGTGCAGTATTGATTGTACCAATTCGTATACAATGAATGTATTTTTGAATGAAATATAAAATAGAATTA
Coding sequences within it:
- a CDS encoding cupin domain-containing protein translates to MTSYIDYTSPSVRFTHDLSTSNFFKKDEQNYINVLGIKQLNTLDNTSLLDISLSTGNVVEPHVHQNAAELVYCISGAAVVSLLNPFTNQILNLPIKPGQVANVPQGWWHYEIASVDNTHLLAIFNAPTPEVIFGSDILRLTPSNVMSHTYCLDEQEWKKAISPIQSTTVIGPPANCTQNRNTMYNTPHQNPAYLEQPPSYYQQQFPFYPYWGY